ACCGTTTCTGATCTTACATTCTTATTACTTATATGCAGAGAAAAATGTTCACTTTCGGAGAAAATGGCTTCATAATTTCGCAACCTCTTCCTAAGCTTTTTTTCGATCTTGCCTATAGGCTTCCTGTTTTCCATAACACGCATAAGCAAATAGATGCCCAGTACGTTTGGGGTGTAAGGGGTTTGAAACTTTTTAATATTTTCAAGAATGAAGTTGAGGCTGTTGTAATGGCGACTCTCGCGGAGTTTTCCTGAACGCTCAATGGCTGAAGGGGAGCATATCATTATCGCGAGGCCGGCCGGCAGACCAAAGCATTTCTGTACAGAGGCGTACCAAATGTCTGCCTGGCTGAAGTCCAGGTATATGCCGGCCATAGAAGATGTTGCATCAACAGCTATCAGATGATCGGGATACTTCTTTCTCAGTTTAGCTATACGGGGTATGTTGACTTGCGTGCCGTTGGATGTTTCATTTTGTGTAATGCATATCACTCCGGTTTCAGAGGAGAGATCCATCTCTCCGGTTTTTAGTTCCTGTTCGGGGTCAAACTGGTAGCCGATAGCCTGGTACTTTAATTTCCTGGTATAGTCAAACCATTTTTTACCAAAGGCACCGTTGTAAAAATGATAACTGTTAACATCGATTAACGACTGGGCAATAATTTCCCAACACTCAGTGGCAGACGAAGTGAAAAGCACCACATAATCTTCCGGAATGTGAAGCCTTGATTTCAGCAAATCAATAGTTTCTTCACAGATTTGCATAAAAGCCTTGCTCCGGTGGTTAAGGCTAAGAATCCCCTGCTTATAAGCATCCTGTACATATTCCGGAATATTTTCGTCTACTCTGGAAGGTCCGGGGTAAAAACTAATCATTGCTGTTGCCTTTATTGATCAGGTAAGTTAGTGCCAGCAGGTACCCTTCAAGTCCAAGGCCTGAGATCATACCTATACACTCTTTGCTGATAATGCTTTTATGTCTAAACTCCTCACGAGCATAAATGTTCGAGATATGAACTTCGATAACCGGAGTAGTAACAGCCGCTATAGCGTCGGATATGGCCACCGAAGTGTGCGTATAAGCACCGGCATTGAGAATAATACCTTGATAACTAAACCCCGTCTCCTGAATTTTACCAACAATTTCACCTTCTATGTTAGATTGGAAATATTCAACATCTATATCATTGAAGTTCGATTTTAGCTGGTTGAAAAAAACTTCAAAGCTTTGGTGTCCGTAGACTTCAGGTTCCCTTTTGCCTAGCAGATTGAGATTAGGGCCGTTGATAATGATGATTTTCATTGAGTATAATTAGCTTTCAGTATTTTATCTCTGTTGTTTAAATTGGCCTAGGCCATTATTCTCCTTTGATATTTTTGATGATATTTTAGGAGTGAAGCATAAGGCCTATGCTCATTCTGAAAAAAATAATGCACCTTTATGTCGAAAATTGAATCATGAACTGGGACACCTGTATCAACCAATTTAAGAACTACCTCAAGCTTGAAAGGTCACTTTCCGAGAACTCCATCGAAGCCTATGTTCATGATATCGTAAAGCTAAAACAGTTTGTGGACTTGTCCAATTTAGAAGTTGGCCCCTTAAATATTAAAGTTGTGCACCTGCAGAACTTTCTTGAATATATCAACGAGCTGGGGATGACAGCGCATAGCCAGGCTCGCGTGTTGTCCGGGGTCAAAGCCTTTTACAAGTACCTGATGTTTGATGAGCTTATTGATAATAACCCTACAGCGTTGATCGAAGGGCCAAAGCTTGGCAGGAAGCTGCCTGACACGCTAAGCTACCACGAGATAGAGCAGCTTTTTGAAGCATTAGACCATTCCACGCCCGAAGGGCAGCGAAACAGGGCTATGCTTGAAGTGCTCTACAGCTCCGGACTGCGCGTTTCCGAGCTTATAGACCTGAGGCTGTCAAATATTTACACGGATATTGGTTTTTTAAGGATCATAGGTAAAGGTAACAAGGAACGGCTGGTGCCAGTGGGAAGGGATGCCCTGAAATACCTGAAAATATACATTGATGATGTCAGGGTACACCTCAACATTGCGTCTGGTCATGAAAACTATGCCTTCCTCAACAGGAGGGGGAAAAAGCTCACACGTGTAATGGTGTTCACGATCATTAAAAATCTGGTGAAGAAAGTCGGCATGAAGAAAACCGTAAGCCCCCATACCTTCCGTCATTCTTTTGCCACCCACCTCATAGAAGGTGGTGCCGACCTGCGTGCTGTACAGGAAATGCTCGGCCACGAGTCCATTACTACCACGGAAATATACACCCACCTCGACCGAGACTACTTGCGGCAGGTAATACAGGAGTTTCATCCGAGAAGCTGAGTTTTAGAGGTAATCGGTAGATCAGTAGGCAACCGGCAAGAGGCAGCAGGCAAATAACTCTACGAAGTAAACCAACCCTCAGCAACCAGAAAACCGTACACTTCGATGTTCAAAATAGTACACTTTACATGTCCTCGACGTAGTTCTGTGGTGTGGGGCTTGGTTTTATGCGTTGGCATATATGTTGAAGGCGTTTCGAAATAATATACTCTCAACAGCGTTTTATCTTCATGGAAAAACTTAAAGTATTTTTCTGGCGGTGCTCAGGGGCTAACCTTGCTTTGCTAAAGCGGTGCCCTACGGATTCCACCAAGTATGTTGGCATTGGAGCTACCATATTCTTTACAGGTATTTTTGCTGCTCTTGCGGGTGGTTATGCTCTTTATACGGTGATGGGCAATGTGTGGTGGTCGGCACTTTTTGGAGTGGTTTGGGGCTTGATGATCTTTAACCTGGATAGATACATTGTGTCTAGTATGAGGAAGGAAGGGCGCTGGTGGAAGGAGCTGCTGATGGCGACTCCGAGGATTTTGCTGGCGTTGTTGATTTCGCTCGTTATTGCCAAGCCATTGGAGATGAAGATCTTTGAAAATGAGATTAAAAGTGAGCTGACAGTAATGGAACAACAGTTGTTTTCGCGACAGGAAGGGGAGGTGAAAAGCAGGTTTGAGACGGACAGGCAGCAGTTGTCCGATGAGATAACGGCTTTGAAAGCGGAAATAGCAGATAAGACAGCTACCAGAGATGAGCTGCGGCGGATAGCCAGGGAGGAAGCGGATGGAACCGGAGGTACAGGCAAACGCAACCCCGGTCCCGTGTATAAAATAAAAAAGGAAAATGCAGACAGGGTGGATGCGGAGCTGTCAGAGCTAAAGGCAAAGAATAATGAACTGATAGCGCAGAAGCTTACCCGGCAGCAAAAGATAGATGAAGTGTTGAAAGGAGAAATGTTAGCCATGGAGCGGCAAAGCCTGGATGGCCCTGCGGCTCGTATGGAAGCCCTTGACCGTCTTACAAGCCAGAGTGAAGCTATATACTGGGCCAATCTTTTTGTGATACTACTTTTTATAGCTGTAGAAACCGCCCCTATTTTTGTGAAGCTTATTTCTAACCGGGGGCCTTATGATAACCTGCTGAAAATAGAAGAGCATGGTTTTGACGTGCAGCAGATAGAAGTAATGGCGGAGGTAAATGCCCTGATCAAAGAGAGAGCCAAAGACCTTTCCATGACAGAGAAGGAATTCATTATAGACAGGCTGGATGTACGGTTAAACAGATCATAACCGGACTGGAAGTGCTTCAAGTCATTTGTATTCTTCCCTAACTTCATCCGTATTGGCGTAGCATACAGGACTGCTGTTTTGCGGATGGGTATTCGCTGACTTATTACTTTTAACCGGTGTTTTATTGTCTTTATTTTTCTTTTGTTTATTCATATTCTGTGTTGACCTGTAATTCAAGATAACTGGAATTTCTTTGAATTAAAAGTGGAGGATTAAGACATTTACCTGAATTGACAGAAAAGGCGTTTTCGGATTGATCTTATTACCCTGATAAGACTGTAATGTTAAGGCCTCTAAAGAAGAAAAAAACTATATCTTTGCAGAAAATTTCCCAATCAATTGATCGCCGTGTATAAATTTCTTTTACGCCCCCTGTTTTTTAATTTTGACCCAGAAAAAATACACCATTTTACCTTCGACATGCTTAAGTCGGTTGGCAAGGTAGCCGGTATGAAAGCGCTATGGCGTAAACTTTATAGTGTTGAAGATAAAGCCCTGGAGAGACACTATTTCGGGCTTACCTTCAAAAACCCGGTAGGCCTGGCCGCAGGCTTTGATAAAGATGCGAAATTGATCGATGAATTGGATTGCTTTGGTTTTGGGTTTATAGAGATAGGCACGGTAACACCAAAGGCACAACCAGGCAATGATAAGCCGAGGCTATTCAGGCTCCCTGCTGATCAGGCCATCATCAACCGGATGGGCTTTAATAATGGTGGGGTGGAAGAGGCTCTTGGGAGATTGAAAAACAGGAAGTCTTCAGTGATTATTGGTGGCAACATCGGTAAGAATAAAGTTACTCCCAATGAAAATGCCTTTGATGATTATAAATATTGCTTTGAAACACTATTTCCCGAGGTTGACTACTTTGTGGTGAATGTAAGCTCACCCAATACCCCCAATCTTCGGGCACTTCAGGACAAGGAACCACTTACACAACTCCTGAGCGGATTGATGACACTGAACAACCAAAAAGAAAAAAAGAAGCCGATCCTCTTAAAAATTGCTCCCGACCTGACAGATAGCCAGCTTCAGGATATTGTTGATATTGTAAAGGAGGTACAGCTTGATGGGCTGATTGCCACTAATACTACCATTTCCCGAGCAGGACTGAATACCTCAAAGGAGAAAATAGAGACTATTGGTGCGGGAGGGCTGAGTGGCAGGCCACTTCGCGAAAGGTCCACCCAGATACTGAGGTTTCTGCGAAGCAAGCTTGGCAAAGACTTTCCTATCATATCAGTCGGAGGTATTATGTCTCCCGATGATGCTATCGAAAAACTACAGGCGGGCGCTTCGCTTATCCAGGTCTATACCGGGTTTATTTACGAAGGTCCTGCGCTTATTAAAAAGATCAACAAAGCTTTGTTGAGACAGTGAAATATTAAAGAGTAACAAGCTGAAATACAAAAAGAAAGGCTACTCTAAATAATTCCCTTATCCGGTCGTTCAAATACTCCGGATTTTATTAATTTTAATATATAATCTATAGTTTCAGCGCTCTTGTGATTTTGAAAATCCTGTGCACCGAATACATTTTTTGCATTGGTCGGGGCGTTATTTTTTTGTTAGATTTGTCTTTTTTAAAACATGGCCAAGAATACTTATAAATCAAACACTTTTAAGCAATCCAAAAAGGAAAAGAGTAAGAAGAAGCTGAAGATTAACTTTGGTTTTTTGAAGGATAAAAGATTCCAGCTTACTTTTGGCTTCTTCCTTTTGATCAGCTCGCTGTTTTTGTTTACAGCGTTCATTTCATACCTTTTTACAGGTAAGGCTGATCAAAGTGTGGTTGAGGCGATAGGCCAGACAGGTATGCTGCAATCAGGGCGTGAAGCTGATAACTGGCTTGGGCTTTACGGGGCATTTATTTCCCATTACTTTATATTCAGATGGTTTGGCCTGGCAGCATTCTTCACACCCCCATTACTGTTTTTAATTGGCTACAGGATAGTTTTTAAAAAGGAGATCATATCCATATACTCTACTTTTGCCTTTTGTCTCTTTTTTACACTTTGGTTAAGTATTTTACTTGGGTACCTTGTATTTAGCTCAGAGGGGGTTTCTGAGTGGGGTTTCCTTAGCGGCGGTATTGGCTATCAGCTTTCTATCATACTTGAAGGACTCATTGGCTGGGGTACACTTCTCTTGCTCATATTTTCCTTGTTGGCTTTTATTATTTATTTCTTCAATGTAACTACAATCCTGGACTTCAAAGGTAAGGTAAAGGAGGGCGTAGAGGGGCTAGAGAAGGAAGTTGCAGAAGCCAAAGGAGCATTGACTGATGATGAAAGTATTGAAGGCTACCCGGATCAAGAGGATAACTGGCCTGTAAGTGAGCAGGAAATCATAACGCCTCCGAAAGAGAATAACAACAATAAAAAGGAGATCGTATTAGAACAAAAGCCCAGGGATGAGGTGAGAAAGCCGGAATTTGAGCTTGATGTAACTATCCCCGAAAAAGAGGAACCTGCTGATGAACCGCTGTTCTCAGTGGAACAGGACACCGAAGAAGAGGAGAAGGTTTCCACACAACAGAATTATGACCCAACGCTTGACCTGAGCTCTTATAAATATCCAACGATTGATCTGCTGGATGATTTTGATTCCGGGAAGGTGCAGGTAACCAAAGAGGAACTGGAACAGAACAAGGACAAGATCATCGAGACACTGGTCAATTTTAAGATTGGTATCTCCAGTATCAAAGCTACCATAGGCCCTACCGTTACACTGTATGAAATAGTGCCCGAGGCCGGGGTGAAAATCTCCAAGATCAAAAACCTTGAAGATGATATAGCTCTCAGCCTTGCTGCTTTGGGAATCAGGATTATCGCACCTATTCCGGGTAAGGGTACTATAGGTATCGAGGTGCCAAATAAGAACAGAGAGATGGTTGGTATAAAATCAGTACTGTCGACTGAGAAGTTTATGCGAAGCGACAAGGAGCTGCCTGTTGCTTTGGGTAAGACCATTTCAAACGAAGTACACGTGATTGACCTGGCCAAAATGCCTCACCTCCTGATGGCCGGAGCTACCGGGCAAGGTAAGTCAGTCGGGCTCAACGTGCTTCTGACTTCACTTCTGTACAAAAAGCATCCGTCTCAACTCAAATTTGTGCTTGTTGACCCTAAAAAAGTGGAACTAACACTTTTTAATAAAATAGAGAGACACTTTCTGGCTATGCTGCCTAATAGTGCTGAAGCTATAATCACCGATACCAAGAAGGTGGTGCACACATTGAACTCTTTGTGTATTGAAATGGATAACCGTTATGATCTTCTTAAAGAGGGTGGTGCTCGGAACCTTAAGGAATACAATGCTAAATTTATTAACAGAAAACTGAATCCTGAAAAGGGGCACCGATTTCTTCCATATATTGTTCTCGTAATTGATGAGCTCGCAGATTTAATGATGACAGCAGGCAAGGAGGTAGAGACGCCGATAGCCAGGCTTGCACAGTTGGCAAGGGCCATAGGCATTCACCTGGTAGTAGCTACTCAAAGACCTTCAGTAAATGTAATTACAGGTATTATTAAAGCTAATTTTCCAGCAAGGCTATCATTCCGGGTAACATCAAAGATCGATTCCAGAACTATTCTTGATACAGGTGGGGCAGATCAGTTGATCGGACAGGGAGACATGTTACTGTCATTGGGCTCCGACATTATTCGTTTGCAGTGCGCATTTGTAGATACGCATG
This region of Fulvivirga ulvae genomic DNA includes:
- a CDS encoding aminotransferase class V-fold PLP-dependent enzyme, translated to MISFYPGPSRVDENIPEYVQDAYKQGILSLNHRSKAFMQICEETIDLLKSRLHIPEDYVVLFTSSATECWEIIAQSLIDVNSYHFYNGAFGKKWFDYTRKLKYQAIGYQFDPEQELKTGEMDLSSETGVICITQNETSNGTQVNIPRIAKLRKKYPDHLIAVDATSSMAGIYLDFSQADIWYASVQKCFGLPAGLAIMICSPSAIERSGKLRESRHYNSLNFILENIKKFQTPYTPNVLGIYLLMRVMENRKPIGKIEKKLRKRLRNYEAIFSESEHFSLHISNKNVRSETVIVLEGTAEDVQAIKKKAEEEEITLGNGYGELKDSTFRIANFPSLKKEEVKALQKFLKKNILQ
- the aroQ gene encoding type II 3-dehydroquinate dehydratase, with translation MKIIIINGPNLNLLGKREPEVYGHQSFEVFFNQLKSNFNDIDVEYFQSNIEGEIVGKIQETGFSYQGIILNAGAYTHTSVAISDAIAAVTTPVIEVHISNIYAREEFRHKSIISKECIGMISGLGLEGYLLALTYLINKGNSND
- the xerD gene encoding site-specific tyrosine recombinase XerD, which encodes MNWDTCINQFKNYLKLERSLSENSIEAYVHDIVKLKQFVDLSNLEVGPLNIKVVHLQNFLEYINELGMTAHSQARVLSGVKAFYKYLMFDELIDNNPTALIEGPKLGRKLPDTLSYHEIEQLFEALDHSTPEGQRNRAMLEVLYSSGLRVSELIDLRLSNIYTDIGFLRIIGKGNKERLVPVGRDALKYLKIYIDDVRVHLNIASGHENYAFLNRRGKKLTRVMVFTIIKNLVKKVGMKKTVSPHTFRHSFATHLIEGGADLRAVQEMLGHESITTTEIYTHLDRDYLRQVIQEFHPRS
- a CDS encoding DUF4407 domain-containing protein; translation: MEKLKVFFWRCSGANLALLKRCPTDSTKYVGIGATIFFTGIFAALAGGYALYTVMGNVWWSALFGVVWGLMIFNLDRYIVSSMRKEGRWWKELLMATPRILLALLISLVIAKPLEMKIFENEIKSELTVMEQQLFSRQEGEVKSRFETDRQQLSDEITALKAEIADKTATRDELRRIAREEADGTGGTGKRNPGPVYKIKKENADRVDAELSELKAKNNELIAQKLTRQQKIDEVLKGEMLAMERQSLDGPAARMEALDRLTSQSEAIYWANLFVILLFIAVETAPIFVKLISNRGPYDNLLKIEEHGFDVQQIEVMAEVNALIKERAKDLSMTEKEFIIDRLDVRLNRS
- a CDS encoding quinone-dependent dihydroorotate dehydrogenase, with protein sequence MYKFLLRPLFFNFDPEKIHHFTFDMLKSVGKVAGMKALWRKLYSVEDKALERHYFGLTFKNPVGLAAGFDKDAKLIDELDCFGFGFIEIGTVTPKAQPGNDKPRLFRLPADQAIINRMGFNNGGVEEALGRLKNRKSSVIIGGNIGKNKVTPNENAFDDYKYCFETLFPEVDYFVVNVSSPNTPNLRALQDKEPLTQLLSGLMTLNNQKEKKKPILLKIAPDLTDSQLQDIVDIVKEVQLDGLIATNTTISRAGLNTSKEKIETIGAGGLSGRPLRERSTQILRFLRSKLGKDFPIISVGGIMSPDDAIEKLQAGASLIQVYTGFIYEGPALIKKINKALLRQ
- a CDS encoding FtsK/SpoIIIE family DNA translocase, coding for MAKNTYKSNTFKQSKKEKSKKKLKINFGFLKDKRFQLTFGFFLLISSLFLFTAFISYLFTGKADQSVVEAIGQTGMLQSGREADNWLGLYGAFISHYFIFRWFGLAAFFTPPLLFLIGYRIVFKKEIISIYSTFAFCLFFTLWLSILLGYLVFSSEGVSEWGFLSGGIGYQLSIILEGLIGWGTLLLLIFSLLAFIIYFFNVTTILDFKGKVKEGVEGLEKEVAEAKGALTDDESIEGYPDQEDNWPVSEQEIITPPKENNNNKKEIVLEQKPRDEVRKPEFELDVTIPEKEEPADEPLFSVEQDTEEEEKVSTQQNYDPTLDLSSYKYPTIDLLDDFDSGKVQVTKEELEQNKDKIIETLVNFKIGISSIKATIGPTVTLYEIVPEAGVKISKIKNLEDDIALSLAALGIRIIAPIPGKGTIGIEVPNKNREMVGIKSVLSTEKFMRSDKELPVALGKTISNEVHVIDLAKMPHLLMAGATGQGKSVGLNVLLTSLLYKKHPSQLKFVLVDPKKVELTLFNKIERHFLAMLPNSAEAIITDTKKVVHTLNSLCIEMDNRYDLLKEGGARNLKEYNAKFINRKLNPEKGHRFLPYIVLVIDELADLMMTAGKEVETPIARLAQLARAIGIHLVVATQRPSVNVITGIIKANFPARLSFRVTSKIDSRTILDTGGADQLIGQGDMLLSLGSDIIRLQCAFVDTHEVESICEYIGAQRGYESAYMLPEFEGDDDSSGVGEVDLSDRDALFDDAARLIVMHQQGSTSLIQRKLKLGYNRAGRLIDQLEAAGIVGPFEGSKAREVLIPDEYSLEQLLNDLN